A section of the Nerophis ophidion isolate RoL-2023_Sa linkage group LG16, RoL_Noph_v1.0, whole genome shotgun sequence genome encodes:
- the LOC133535035 gene encoding serine/threonine-protein kinase 4-like, with translation MENKDKVQMRNHPRRQLKKLSEDSLTKQPEEVFDILEKLGEGSYGCVFKAHYKQTGEIVAIKQVPVESDLQEIIKEISIMQQCNSPHVVRYYGSYFKNSDLWIVMEFCGAGSVSDIIRIRSKTLTEEEIASILQSTLKGLEYLHFMRKIHRDIKAGNILLNTEGQAKLADFGVAGQLTDTMAKRNTVIGTPFWMAPEVIQEIGYNCVADIWSLGITAIEMAEGKPPYSDIHPMRAIFMIPTNPPPTFRNHDLWSPQFQDFVSQCLVKNPENRATATQLLQHRFIKSAKPSSILRPLITDAMEIKLKRQEEAEHREQDADDDDDNSEEDEVDQGTMVRAGPDEPGTIRTTGWLTGSPSSRSGTMIEHDDTGTMQAQLGTMVINSDDEEDDEAGTMKRRDENTQPAKPSFLEYFEQKEKEANSQNGGRRGGDHPAECRKMAPEGDLEVVNSWSVEELRLRLASLDPQMEQEIEEIRQRYQSKRQPILDAIEAKKRRQQNF, from the exons gcaGCTGAAGAagctgagtgaggacagcctcaCCAAGCAGCCAGAGGAAGTGTTTGACATCCTGGAGAAGTTGGGTGAAGG GTCGTACGGCTGCGTGTTCAAGGCCCATTACAAACAGACTGGAGAGATTGTGGCCATCAAACAAGTGCCGGTGGAATCAGACCTGCAGGAGATCATCAAAGAGATCTCCATCATGCAGCAGTGCAACAG TCCACATGTGGTGCGCTACTACGGCAGCTACTTCAAAAACAGCGACCTGTGGATCGTCATGGAATTCTGCGGGGCCGGATCTGTGTCTGATATCATCCGAATACGTAGCAAGACG CTCACGGAAGAGGAAATCGCCAGCATCTTGCAGTCGACTCTGAAGGGTTTGGAATATCTTCACTTCATGAGGAAAATCCACAGAGACATAAAAGCGGGAAACATCCTGCTCAACACTGAAGGTCAAGCCAAGCTGGCAGACTTTGGCGTCGCCGGTCAGCTGACA GACACCATGGCCAAGAGAAACACCGTGATCGGCACGCCCTTCTGGATGGCTCCGGAGGTCATCCAGGAGATTGGCTACAACTGTGTGGCTGACATCTGGTCTCTGGGAATAACGGCCATCGAGATGGCTGAGGGGAAGCCGCCCTACTCCGACATCCACCCCATGAGG GCTATCTTCATGATCCCTACCAACCCTCCCCCGACATTTCGAAACCACGATCTGTGGTCGCCACAATTTCAGGACTTTGTGAGCCAGTGTTTGGTGAAGAACCCAGAAAACAGAGCCACTGCCACACAACTGCTGCAG CATCGCTTTATTAAGTCTGCAAAACCAAGCTCCATCCTCAGGCCGCTTATCACAGACGCCATGGAGATCAAACTGAAGAGACAAGAGGAGGCGGAGCACAGAGAACAAGATGCggacgacgacgacgacaacTCG GAAGAAGACGAAGTCGACCAGGGCACGATGGTCCGGGCAGGGCCGGATGAACCGGGAACCATTCGCACAACCGGCTGGCTGACAGGCTCACCCAGCAGCAGATCAGGCACAATGATCGAACACGACGACACAGGAACCATGCAGGCGCAGCTCGGCACTATGGTCATTAACTCTGACGATGAGGAAGACGACGAGGCGGGGACAATGAAAA GGAGAGACGAGAACACACAGCCTGCCAAACCGTCTTTCTTGGAGTACTTTGAGCAGAAAGAGAAGGAGGCCAACAGTCAGAacggaggaagaagaggaggcgATCATCCCGCAGAATGTCGCAAAATGGCCCCTGAAGGAGATCTGGAAGTG GTCAACTCATGGTCTGTGGAGGAGCTACGTCTGCGTCTGGCCTCCCTGGACCCGCAGATGGAGCAAGAGATCGAGGAGATCCGGCAGCGGTACCAGTCCAAGAGGCAACCCATCCTGGACGCCATCGAGGCCAAGAAGAGGCGGCAGCAGAACTTCTGA